One Diadema setosum chromosome 8, eeDiaSeto1, whole genome shotgun sequence genomic window carries:
- the LOC140231879 gene encoding ubiquitin domain-containing protein UBFD1-like encodes MEQSDDSNTKTNNPGGGDAGKCQMSEESEAQMETQVSDDRHPQTVCKKEDPNSRTENSSSSSSPATASSADTTAADTAMEVSTDNNKDSVGGVSSNGSVSAGRSPSEGGGQTGGAAADRGEPVNLKVMYNKKKYDVRVGVDSTVTELKAEIQNATGVPPAMQKLMFKGLMKDEKTLRELKVTNGAKLMLIGSTLNDVLEVTKPVVAGASAEKEEKASTKEPLCQQKMHKKILDKGKPEDVMIGIKNKNDPLPNVPISGMLNKAGGKVRLTFKLELDQLWIGTKERTEKIHMNSIKNVLSEAIEGHEDYHIMAIQLGPTEASRYWIYWVPAQFAKAIKDTILGKWVYF; translated from the exons ATGGAGCAGTCGGATGATTCaaatacaaagacaaacaaccCCGGCGGAGGTGACGCAGGGAAATGCCAAATGTCAGAAGAGAGTGAGGCTCAGATGGAGACGCAAGTGTCCGATGACAGGCATCCGCAGACTGTGTGCAAAAAGGAGGACCCAAATTCAAGGACTGAAAAtagctcctcctcctcctcccccgcCACTGCCTCTTCAGCAGACACCACTGCTGCGGACACTGCCATGGAGGTATCCACGGACAATAACAAGGACTCGGTTGGTGGCGTCAGCAGCAATGGGAGTGTCTCGGCGGGGCGGAGTCCCTCAGAGGGGGGCGGACAGACGGGCGGGGCAGCGGCGGACAGGGGCGAACCAGTGAACTTGAAGGTGATGTACAACAAGAAGAAATACGACGTGAGGGTGGGAGTAGACTCAACAGTGACAGAACTGAAGGCGGaaatacaaaatgcaacag GGGTGCCTCCTGCCATGCAGAAGCTGATGTTCAAGGGGCTGATGAAGGACGAGAAGACCCTGCGGGAGCTGAAGGTGACCAACGGCGCCAAGCTCATGCTCATTGGCTCCACCTTGAACGACGTCCTCGAGGTCACCAAGCCAGTGGTGGCTGGTGCCAGCgcggagaaggaggagaagg ctTCAACCAAAGAGCCCCTCTGCCAGCAAAAGATGCACAAAAAGATTTTAGACAAAGGAAAACCTGAGGATGTGATGATTGGCATCAAGAATAAAAAT GACCCTCTTCCAAACGTCCCCATCTCTGGCATGCTGAATAAAGCAGGAGGAAAGGTTCGGCTCACTTTCAAATTAGAATTGGACCAGTTATGGATTGGAACTAAGG AGAGAACAGAAAAGATCCACATGAACTCCATCAAGAATGTCCTAAGTGAGGCCATAGAAGGTCATGAAGATTACCACATTATG GCCATTCAACTGGGGCCCACTGAAGCTTCACGATACTGGATCTACTGGGTGCCGGCACAGTTTGCTAAAGCAATCAAAGACACAATACTTGGAAAGTGGGTTTACTTTTAG